A single Bacillus sp. HMF5848 DNA region contains:
- the yhaM gene encoding 3'-5' exoribonuclease YhaM, with translation MINGITHCNVGDQVEAFLLIKSSVKGVASNGKPFLTLIFQDKSGEIEAKLWDATPDDETNYCAETIVKVQGDIHHYRGRNQLKLRAIRPANEMDGVKHHDFLEKAPVTIDAMQEKVTQYIFEMKNPNIQRITRFLLKKYQPAFFEYPAATKNHHEFISGLAYHVVSMLDLSKAIATLYPSLDRDLLYAGVILHDLGKVIELSGPVAASYTVEGNLIGHISIMVNEIGKAAEKLEIEGEEVVILQHLVLSHHGKAEWGSPKPPMIKEAEMLHYIDNLDAKMNMMDRALGKVKPGEFTERIFALDNRSFYKPTFHN, from the coding sequence TTGATTAATGGTATAACGCATTGCAATGTCGGAGACCAAGTAGAGGCATTTTTATTAATAAAATCATCAGTAAAAGGTGTAGCAAGTAACGGCAAGCCATTTTTGACATTAATTTTTCAAGACAAAAGTGGTGAAATAGAAGCAAAGCTGTGGGATGCGACTCCTGATGATGAGACAAATTACTGCGCTGAAACGATTGTTAAGGTGCAAGGTGATATCCATCATTATCGAGGGCGTAATCAATTAAAACTACGTGCTATACGCCCTGCTAATGAAATGGATGGTGTGAAGCATCATGATTTTCTAGAGAAAGCGCCTGTAACTATTGACGCTATGCAGGAAAAAGTTACACAATACATTTTTGAAATGAAGAATCCAAACATACAGCGAATTACAAGGTTTCTATTGAAAAAATATCAGCCTGCGTTTTTTGAATATCCAGCAGCTACCAAAAATCACCATGAGTTTATCTCGGGCCTTGCTTACCATGTTGTATCAATGTTAGATTTGTCCAAAGCCATTGCAACATTATATCCCTCGTTAGACCGGGATTTATTGTATGCAGGGGTGATACTTCATGATTTAGGAAAAGTTATTGAATTATCAGGACCTGTAGCAGCAAGCTATACAGTGGAAGGAAACCTAATCGGGCATATTTCAATTATGGTAAATGAGATAGGAAAAGCAGCAGAAAAGCTTGAAATTGAAGGTGAAGAAGTTGTTATTTTACAACATTTAGTATTGTCCCATCACGGTAAGGCAGAGTGGGGGAGTCCTAAGCCACCAATGATTAAGGAAGCGGAGATGCTCCATTATATAGATAATTTAGATGCAAAAATGAATATGATGGACCGTGCGTTAGGAAAAGTAAAGCCAGGCGAATTTACAGAACGAATCTTTGCCTTAGATAATCGCTCATTTTATAAACCGACCTTTCATAATTAA
- a CDS encoding peptidylprolyl isomerase, with protein sequence MKKFLIATTAAITIFSLSACSENNAQDSEVIVETKAGNITKDELYDAMKERFGEGVLRELIYSKVLAEKYEVTDEEVDEKVNELKEQLGASFDMAMEQSGFKSEEQLKKTIRVGLLQEKAAFDGIEVSDEEIQTKYDELVPEIRASHILVDEESVAKDIKQQLENGASFEELAKEYSTDTGSAEKGGDLDFFGPGQMVPEFEEAAYALEVGEVSEPVKSQFGFHVIKLTEKKEIQPLEEMREQLENEIRQSKVSPPDVEAKVLDLVDNADVKILDNELKDTLKKPEEAPAQ encoded by the coding sequence ATGAAAAAATTTCTTATTGCAACAACAGCTGCTATTACAATTTTTTCTTTATCGGCGTGCAGTGAAAACAATGCACAAGATAGCGAAGTTATTGTAGAAACAAAGGCAGGAAATATTACAAAAGATGAGCTATACGATGCTATGAAGGAACGTTTTGGCGAAGGAGTGCTTCGTGAACTAATATATTCAAAAGTATTAGCAGAAAAGTACGAAGTAACTGATGAAGAAGTAGACGAAAAAGTAAATGAGCTGAAAGAACAGCTAGGTGCTTCTTTTGACATGGCTATGGAGCAAAGCGGCTTTAAGAGCGAAGAACAGCTTAAGAAAACTATTCGCGTTGGTCTTCTTCAAGAAAAGGCTGCTTTTGACGGCATAGAAGTTTCAGACGAAGAGATCCAAACAAAATATGATGAATTAGTTCCGGAAATTAGAGCGAGTCATATTCTTGTTGATGAAGAATCAGTTGCGAAGGATATTAAGCAGCAGTTGGAAAACGGTGCATCGTTTGAAGAGTTAGCAAAAGAATACTCTACAGACACTGGCTCTGCTGAAAAAGGTGGAGACTTAGACTTCTTTGGCCCTGGCCAAATGGTACCTGAGTTTGAAGAGGCAGCTTATGCTTTAGAAGTAGGCGAAGTTAGTGAACCAGTTAAGTCTCAATTCGGCTTCCACGTTATTAAGCTTACAGAGAAGAAAGAAATTCAACCGTTAGAAGAGATGCGCGAGCAGCTTGAAAACGAAATTCGTCAATCAAAAGTATCTCCTCCAGACGTTGAAGCTAAGGTGCTAGACTTAGTCGATAACGCTGATGTGAAGATCCTTGATAATGAATTAAAAGATACTCTTAAAAAGCCTGAAGAGGCTCCTGCACAATAA
- a CDS encoding YjcZ family sporulation protein, whose amino-acid sequence MGAAYGGGFALIVVLFILLIIVGAAWL is encoded by the coding sequence ATGGGCGCAGCATACGGAGGAGGATTCGCGTTAATCGTTGTATTGTTCATTTTATTGATCATTGTTGGTGCAGCTTGGTTATAA
- a CDS encoding DUF3267 domain-containing protein, which produces MTCWKTINLNKDYGLHRVTMLSLLLTVFVFIILYLPMNIIHHNPQLHDEGFFIFLLGLLLLAPIHQLLHVIPAVLFLKKVTFVKCKNQKLPRFKIVKPLSKYISLIVFSFPFVTVTASLIIASLYFPEYFHYFTIACSIHVGMCVTDLLYLLHTIKAPRASRIEEVDDGFEIIIEQTT; this is translated from the coding sequence ATGACATGCTGGAAGACAATTAATCTAAATAAAGATTATGGGCTTCATAGAGTTACCATGCTGTCTCTATTATTGACTGTTTTCGTTTTTATCATACTGTATTTACCTATGAACATTATCCATCACAATCCACAATTACATGATGAAGGCTTTTTTATATTCTTATTAGGACTATTACTATTAGCTCCTATTCATCAATTATTGCATGTGATACCAGCAGTGTTGTTCTTGAAAAAAGTTACATTTGTTAAATGCAAAAATCAAAAGTTACCTAGATTTAAAATTGTAAAGCCACTGTCAAAATATATATCCTTGATAGTTTTTTCGTTTCCATTTGTTACAGTGACGGCTAGTCTCATTATAGCATCTCTGTATTTCCCTGAATATTTTCACTATTTCACCATTGCTTGCTCTATTCATGTTGGCATGTGTGTCACAGATTTGTTATACTTACTTCATACTATTAAAGCACCAAGAGCTAGCAGAATTGAGGAAGTAGACGATGGGTTCGAAATAATAATTGAACAAACAACTTAA
- a CDS encoding DUF1878 family protein codes for METLEKRVERLEYYHTLLLQYIGPDKAPFYYYVMECRLSQQEVEDFLQNCERLNNEYKKQKAEGFVIFTPLLEDFRQLIPNVLDLEKTIDTLLAQHMFKPIMEEFKQLFYKDRRRKN; via the coding sequence ATGGAGACATTAGAAAAGCGAGTTGAGCGTCTAGAATATTATCATACTCTTTTACTACAATATATTGGTCCAGACAAGGCTCCCTTTTATTACTATGTGATGGAATGTCGTTTATCTCAGCAAGAGGTAGAGGATTTCCTGCAAAATTGTGAAAGGCTGAACAATGAGTACAAAAAACAAAAAGCGGAAGGCTTTGTTATATTCACCCCGCTTCTTGAAGATTTTAGGCAGCTAATACCAAATGTGCTTGATCTCGAGAAGACAATTGACACATTACTCGCACAGCATATGTTTAAACCAATAATGGAGGAATTTAAACAATTGTTCTATAAAGATCGTAGAAGGAAGAATTGA
- a CDS encoding HTH-type transcriptional regulator Hpr produces the protein MKGNENYSAKEALIFSQRIAQLSKALWKSVEKDWQQWIKPYDLNINEHHILWIAYHLKGASISEIAKFGVMHVSTAFNFSKKLEERGLLHFSKKETDKRNTYIELTEDGEKILLDLIESYEPNKNSAFVGSLPLKEMYGKFPEILEVMGIIRNIYGDDFMQIFETSFTNIKEEFVEEDGRLRKKQEANSLPQE, from the coding sequence ATGAAAGGAAACGAGAACTATTCGGCTAAAGAAGCACTAATATTTAGTCAGCGTATTGCACAATTAAGTAAGGCGTTGTGGAAGTCGGTAGAAAAAGATTGGCAGCAATGGATTAAGCCATATGATCTCAATATTAACGAACACCACATACTTTGGATTGCTTACCATCTGAAAGGGGCATCTATTTCAGAAATTGCAAAGTTTGGTGTTATGCACGTATCTACAGCATTTAACTTTTCAAAAAAGCTGGAAGAACGTGGTCTTCTTCATTTTTCAAAAAAAGAAACTGACAAACGGAATACGTATATTGAATTAACAGAAGACGGAGAAAAAATTTTACTGGACTTAATTGAAAGCTATGAACCTAATAAAAATTCTGCTTTCGTAGGTTCCCTCCCACTAAAAGAGATGTACGGAAAGTTCCCAGAAATATTAGAAGTTATGGGTATTATCAGGAATATTTACGGGGATGACTTCATGCAAATATTTGAAACATCATTCACAAATATTAAAGAGGAATTTGTAGAAGAGGATGGCAGGTTGAGAAAAAAGCAGGAAGCTAACTCTCTACCACAAGAGTAA
- a CDS encoding tryptophan transporter: protein MNTRVLVLLSLFIGIGAVLHAVIPGYGSGMKPDMLLIMMFLGLLLFPQANYAVVLGIVTGLISGLTTTFPGGFLPNMVDKIITSLVIVLVIIALKKYSQNVVFAAIITAVGTIVSGIIFLTAALAIVGLPAGFMVLFVAVVLPATVLNTIAMVVLHPIVQQILRRTTLVPQM from the coding sequence ATGAATACGAGAGTACTAGTCTTATTGTCACTGTTTATTGGGATTGGAGCAGTTTTACACGCAGTTATTCCTGGATATGGATCAGGTATGAAGCCAGATATGCTTCTTATTATGATGTTCCTAGGGTTGCTACTATTTCCGCAAGCAAATTATGCTGTTGTGTTAGGTATTGTAACCGGTTTGATTTCTGGACTTACAACAACATTTCCTGGTGGATTCCTACCCAATATGGTCGATAAGATAATTACGTCGCTTGTAATCGTATTAGTCATTATCGCTCTAAAGAAATACAGTCAAAATGTTGTGTTTGCAGCTATTATAACAGCAGTTGGAACCATTGTTTCAGGTATTATTTTCTTAACGGCGGCACTTGCCATTGTCGGCTTACCTGCTGGTTTTATGGTTTTATTTGTTGCAGTTGTTCTTCCAGCAACAGTCTTAAATACAATTGCTATGGTTGTATTACACCCAATTGTTCAACAAATATTAAGGCGCACAACACTAGTTCCACAAATGTAA
- the serC gene encoding 3-phosphoserine/phosphohydroxythreonine transaminase has product MTETRAFNFNAGPSALPTEVLHKAQQELLNFKGTGMSVMELSHRSKEYDAVHEGALARLRSIMNISDEYEVLFLQGGASLQFSMIPLNFLHEKQVAYYVLTGAWSEKALKEAEKLGHTKVIASSKEQNYSYIPAVDCSLTLENPAYVHITTNNTIFGTQWHDFSGLPDADLVADMSSDILSRKLDVNKFSLIYAGAQKNLGPSGVTVAIVKKSLLERSHSNLPTMLNYTTHTKANSLYNTPPTFAIYLLSLVLQWVEEQGGIEKVEQRNEQKAALLYNSIDDSNGFYTPHAAIDSRSNMNVTFTLPTEEATKKFLSSAKEKGFIGLAGHRSVGGCRASIYNAVSLEACEALATYMQDFKNSYL; this is encoded by the coding sequence ATGACAGAAACTCGTGCATTCAATTTTAATGCGGGACCATCAGCCTTACCAACAGAAGTATTACATAAAGCTCAACAAGAACTGCTTAACTTCAAAGGTACTGGCATGTCAGTAATGGAATTAAGTCATCGCAGCAAGGAGTATGATGCGGTTCACGAAGGCGCATTAGCAAGATTACGTTCTATCATGAATATTTCTGATGAATATGAGGTGCTGTTCTTACAAGGTGGGGCAAGTTTACAATTTTCAATGATTCCTTTGAACTTTCTACATGAGAAGCAAGTGGCATATTATGTATTAACAGGAGCATGGTCGGAGAAGGCATTAAAAGAAGCTGAAAAATTAGGTCATACTAAAGTAATAGCTTCTAGTAAGGAGCAAAACTACAGCTACATCCCTGCTGTGGATTGTTCTCTTACATTGGAGAACCCAGCTTACGTCCATATAACAACAAATAACACTATTTTTGGTACTCAGTGGCATGATTTTTCCGGCTTACCAGATGCTGATTTAGTGGCCGATATGTCAAGCGACATATTAAGTCGTAAGCTTGACGTGAACAAATTTTCATTAATATATGCAGGAGCGCAAAAGAACTTAGGCCCTTCTGGTGTAACGGTTGCCATTGTAAAAAAATCGCTGCTGGAAAGGTCACACAGTAATTTACCAACGATGCTAAATTATACTACTCACACAAAAGCCAATTCTTTATATAATACACCACCAACCTTTGCGATTTACTTGTTAAGTCTTGTATTACAATGGGTTGAGGAGCAAGGTGGAATTGAAAAAGTAGAACAACGTAACGAACAAAAAGCTGCTCTGCTTTATAACAGTATTGATGACAGTAATGGCTTCTACACACCACATGCTGCTATAGATAGTCGGTCAAATATGAATGTAACATTTACTTTACCTACCGAGGAAGCAACTAAAAAGTTCCTTTCGTCCGCTAAAGAAAAAGGATTTATTGGTCTCGCAGGACATCGTTCTGTTGGAGGTTGTCGTGCTTCCATTTATAACGCTGTTAGCTTAGAAGCATGTGAGGCACTAGCAACATATATGCAAGATTTTAAGAATTCATATTTATAA
- a CDS encoding HIT family protein — MSECIFCKIVNGDIPCAKVFENEDVVAFLDISQVTKGHTLVIPKVHKENVYELSEKEAESIFKVVPHIANAIHEQFQPVGLNVLNNNGEDAGQSVFHFHMHLIPRYGKGDGFGAVWKTNNSQYTSEDLQDIAQKISSSL; from the coding sequence ATGAGTGAGTGTATTTTTTGTAAAATAGTTAACGGGGACATCCCTTGTGCAAAAGTGTTTGAAAATGAAGATGTTGTCGCATTTCTGGACATTAGTCAAGTCACTAAAGGACATACACTTGTTATCCCGAAGGTACATAAAGAGAACGTATATGAGTTATCTGAAAAAGAAGCTGAAAGTATTTTTAAAGTTGTACCACATATAGCAAATGCCATTCACGAGCAATTCCAACCAGTCGGATTAAATGTGTTAAATAATAACGGCGAAGATGCTGGACAATCTGTGTTTCACTTTCATATGCACTTAATTCCTCGCTATGGTAAAGGAGACGGCTTTGGCGCTGTTTGGAAAACAAATAATAGTCAATACACATCCGAAGATCTCCAAGATATTGCTCAGAAAATTTCAAGTTCACTTTAG
- a CDS encoding ABC transporter ATP-binding protein, with amino-acid sequence MSLLQVKDLSGGYTKNNVLQDVSFEVKPKEIVGLIGLNGAGKSTTIKHIIGLMEPRKGEVQINGVKTQDNIEKYRSQFSFIPETPILYENLTLKEHIELTAMAYGLTKEQLEERTPILLKKFRMEKRLSWFPSHFSKGMKQKVMIMCAFLVQPSLYIIDEPFVGLDPLGIHALLELMQEMKESGAGILMSTHILATAEKYCDSFIILHDGKIRAKGTLSDLQNSFKMPGASLDDIYIELTKEEEQ; translated from the coding sequence ATGAGCTTATTACAAGTAAAAGATTTATCCGGTGGTTATACGAAAAATAATGTATTACAGGATGTGTCTTTTGAAGTAAAACCTAAAGAGATCGTTGGTCTTATAGGTCTAAATGGCGCAGGAAAAAGTACAACGATTAAACATATTATTGGATTGATGGAGCCTCGAAAAGGAGAGGTGCAAATTAATGGTGTAAAGACGCAAGACAATATAGAGAAATATCGCTCGCAATTTAGCTTTATTCCTGAAACACCTATACTATATGAAAACTTAACATTAAAAGAGCATATCGAGCTAACAGCAATGGCTTATGGGTTAACGAAAGAACAGCTTGAAGAGCGTACACCAATATTGCTGAAAAAATTTAGAATGGAAAAACGGTTGTCTTGGTTTCCTTCACACTTTTCTAAGGGCATGAAGCAAAAGGTTATGATTATGTGTGCTTTTTTAGTACAACCTTCTTTATATATTATTGATGAACCGTTTGTTGGTTTAGATCCTCTTGGGATTCACGCTTTGCTTGAGCTTATGCAAGAGATGAAGGAAAGTGGAGCAGGAATACTCATGTCAACACATATATTAGCAACAGCTGAAAAATATTGTGATTCATTTATTATTCTTCATGATGGAAAAATTCGCGCAAAAGGTACATTATCTGACTTGCAAAATAGCTTTAAAATGCCAGGTGCGTCGTTAGATGATATTTATATTGAGCTAACAAAGGAAGAAGAGCAATGA
- a CDS encoding ABC transporter permease, whose translation MMNIQDIWNKRFQQYLQETSRYLRYIFNQHLMLVLLFLIGGGAYAYQQWLTVVSPTFPANFIMALIIAAALTPSAVQTFLKEPDIVFLLPAETKLAPYFKKCISVSIISKGYMLVVAIAVLSPLYVRFHSPTKWQVLALLTIIVILKAWNMFMKWKMMYIADSSLDILDIVVRYLVNFAFIYIALQRANPLYIAVIIIIAAALMFFYMKLTNGKTLKWEKLIHLEEKRMLSFYKIANLFTDVPHLKQTVKRRKWLDPLLKVPFSKEQSYPYLYWRTFARSGDYFSLYIRLTIIAVIFLLGFPTNNWKIFIIPLFLYVTGFQLKVLFHHFKFTIWLRLYPINANHQLTSFKKMLFLLLTTQTVFLSAAMFFIDSWQMALYGLLAGLLSSGALTSFFMKKINN comes from the coding sequence ATGATGAACATTCAAGATATTTGGAATAAGCGATTTCAACAATATTTACAAGAAACATCACGATATTTACGATACATTTTTAACCAGCATTTAATGCTAGTTCTTCTTTTTTTAATAGGAGGAGGAGCTTATGCATACCAACAATGGCTAACTGTGGTTTCACCAACATTTCCTGCTAATTTTATTATGGCTTTAATTATAGCCGCAGCTTTAACACCTAGTGCTGTGCAAACTTTTCTAAAGGAACCCGACATTGTTTTCTTACTTCCTGCAGAGACGAAGCTTGCTCCATACTTTAAAAAGTGTATATCTGTAAGCATAATTAGCAAAGGGTACATGTTAGTAGTTGCTATAGCAGTGTTGAGTCCTTTGTATGTTAGATTTCACTCTCCAACAAAGTGGCAGGTGCTTGCGTTACTAACCATTATTGTAATCTTGAAAGCATGGAATATGTTTATGAAGTGGAAGATGATGTATATCGCTGACAGCTCTTTAGATATCCTTGATATTGTTGTTAGATACTTAGTGAACTTTGCCTTTATTTATATTGCGTTACAACGTGCTAATCCTTTATATATTGCTGTAATAATTATCATTGCTGCAGCACTCATGTTTTTTTACATGAAGCTCACAAACGGAAAAACTCTAAAATGGGAAAAGCTTATACATCTTGAGGAAAAACGAATGTTGTCATTTTATAAAATAGCCAATCTTTTTACGGACGTTCCTCATTTAAAACAAACTGTGAAGCGTCGTAAATGGTTAGATCCTTTACTTAAAGTTCCATTTTCGAAAGAGCAAAGCTATCCATATTTGTATTGGCGAACTTTCGCACGTTCTGGAGATTATTTCTCGCTATATATTCGCTTAACTATAATAGCAGTAATTTTTCTGCTCGGATTTCCTACAAACAATTGGAAGATCTTTATTATTCCATTGTTTTTATATGTAACAGGCTTTCAACTTAAAGTTCTATTTCATCATTTTAAATTCACAATATGGTTACGCCTTTATCCTATAAATGCTAATCATCAGCTTACTTCGTTTAAAAAGATGCTATTCTTGCTTTTAACAACTCAGACAGTATTCTTAAGTGCTGCTATGTTTTTTATTGACTCATGGCAAATGGCTTTGTATGGGTTGTTAGCCGGACTTCTTTCGAGTGGAGCGTTAACCAGCTTTTTTATGAAAAAAATAAATAATTAA
- a CDS encoding EcsC family protein, translated as MENYEQAIHKELFYWKHSILQKPSLFTRSSKQLQTKINSLVPDKVHTALTDAIKKMVEVVLSGSGFAGTSPLQQLTLQERDERALAKIASYKRAGMLGGAGTGAGGVVLGLTDFPLLLSIKMRMLFELSAIYGFNTKQENERYFLLYIFQLAFSSHAHRQQVLNIIEEWHMTESEAKLLDWRAFQQEYRDYIDLAKLLQLMPGIGAVVGAVANYSLVEHLGKTTMNCFRLRLLQDITNGGKETV; from the coding sequence GTGGAGAATTACGAACAAGCTATTCACAAAGAGCTTTTTTACTGGAAACATTCTATTTTGCAAAAGCCAAGCTTATTCACTCGTTCTTCAAAGCAACTGCAAACAAAAATAAACAGTCTGGTTCCTGATAAAGTTCACACTGCACTAACAGACGCTATTAAGAAAATGGTAGAAGTGGTGCTATCAGGATCGGGCTTTGCTGGCACTTCACCACTGCAGCAATTGACTTTACAAGAACGTGATGAACGTGCTTTAGCAAAAATTGCATCCTATAAAAGAGCGGGTATGTTGGGTGGCGCCGGAACAGGCGCCGGTGGAGTTGTTCTTGGCTTGACAGACTTTCCGTTACTGTTATCAATTAAGATGCGCATGCTTTTTGAATTAAGTGCCATATATGGATTTAACACGAAGCAGGAAAACGAACGCTACTTTTTACTGTATATATTTCAGTTAGCCTTTTCGAGTCATGCTCATCGCCAGCAAGTATTGAACATAATTGAAGAATGGCATATGACAGAATCTGAGGCGAAGTTATTGGATTGGCGGGCATTTCAACAAGAATATCGAGATTACATTGACTTGGCGAAGCTATTACAGCTTATGCCTGGGATCGGAGCCGTTGTAGGCGCTGTTGCGAATTATAGTTTAGTGGAACATTTAGGGAAAACCACGATGAATTGCTTTAGATTAAGATTGCTACAAGATATAACAAATGGGGGAAAAGAAACGGTATGA
- a CDS encoding phosphatase PAP2 family protein: MSVQLRENSELVTSRGRHIWSVLYAFVPVAVLILTVLTFLVLRGEELLIDTVGSSIFTALNSATPFFVAVAVFGSTYAVLTVLLLMIVFLIVKKDYIGAFIFFVGGLTAYFSNSIFKDWIGRPRPSLQAVVESEGYSFPSGHMMVGFVLYSLVAYYVIKHVTFKFTATVTVTCVALLLFLMGISRVALGVHYLSDVVAGICAGYIVFITFVYINQRISKRKYA; encoded by the coding sequence ATGAGTGTACAATTAAGAGAGAATTCAGAACTTGTTACTAGCCGGGGGAGGCACATATGGTCGGTGTTGTATGCTTTTGTGCCAGTTGCGGTGTTAATACTTACTGTTCTGACATTTTTAGTGTTACGTGGTGAAGAGCTTCTTATTGATACGGTAGGCTCATCCATTTTTACAGCGCTTAATAGTGCAACACCATTTTTTGTTGCTGTTGCAGTATTTGGCTCAACGTATGCTGTTTTGACTGTATTGTTACTCATGATAGTATTTTTAATAGTGAAAAAAGATTATATAGGAGCTTTTATCTTTTTTGTTGGAGGGCTAACAGCTTATTTTTCCAATAGCATTTTTAAAGACTGGATTGGTAGACCTCGACCTAGTTTACAGGCCGTTGTAGAATCAGAGGGATACAGCTTTCCGAGTGGGCATATGATGGTTGGATTTGTATTGTATAGCTTAGTTGCCTATTATGTGATCAAACATGTGACATTTAAATTTACTGCAACAGTAACAGTAACTTGTGTAGCTTTGCTGTTGTTTTTAATGGGAATCAGCAGAGTAGCACTAGGTGTGCATTATTTATCTGATGTTGTAGCAGGTATTTGTGCGGGATATATCGTATTTATAACATTTGTTTACATCAATCAGCGTATTAGTAAACGAAAATATGCTTAA